DNA from Xanthomonas hyacinthi:
GCCGGTGCAGGCCGAGGCGCTCTTCAGCTGCGGCCCGCTGGATGCGTTCGCCGACTGGTACCGGCGCACGCCGCTGCAGGCGCCGCGCGTGGTCGCGTTCGGTTCCACCAGCCTGGAGGTCAAGCGCGATTCGCTGGATGCGGCCGAACGCGATGTCGCGCGGCGCCTGCGCGAGGCCGAGGCCGCCTTGTTCGCCGCTGCGGCCGCACGCGGCGCCGCGGCCACCGTGCTGCGTCCGACGCTCGTTTACGGCGCCGGCCGCGACCGCACGCTGAGCGCGATCGCGACGCTGGCGCGGCGCAGCGGCTGGTTCGTGCTGCCGCGCAGCGCGCGCGGCCTGCGTCAGCCGGTGCACGTGCAGGACCTGGCCGACGCGGCGCTGGCGGTGCTGGCGCATCCGGCCACGCACGGCCGCAGCTATGCGCTGGGCGGCGGCGAAGTGCTCAGCTATCGCGAGATGGTGCGGCGGGTCCTGGCCGCATTGCAGCCGCCGGCGCGGCTGCTGCCGTTGCCGCACGCGGTCTTCGCGCTGGCCCTGCGCATCGCCCATGCCGGCGGCCGCCTGCGCGGCATGAACCGCGCCGCGCTGCAGCGCA
Protein-coding regions in this window:
- a CDS encoding SDR family oxidoreductase, with the protein product MTDAPPVAAAASTTLTPTAGARVALLFGGSGQIGERLLHGLLAAGWQVHAFSRTPQAPRDGLHWHLGELSMLRAPPVQAEALFSCGPLDAFADWYRRTPLQAPRVVAFGSTSLEVKRDSLDAAERDVARRLREAEAALFAAAAARGAAATVLRPTLVYGAGRDRTLSAIATLARRSGWFVLPRSARGLRQPVHVQDLADAALAVLAHPATHGRSYALGGGEVLSYREMVRRVLAALQPPARLLPLPHAVFALALRIAHAGGRLRGMNRAALQRMGEDLVFDLAPAQRDFGYAPRAFALDAAMLGMPR